The following DNA comes from Pseudomonas triticicola.
TTGAGGGCGTGTTCAGCAATATTTTCCTGGTGCGCGACGGTGGCTTGATCACGCCCGACTTGAAGCGCTGCGGCGTCGCAGGTGTGATGCGCGCGGAAATTTTGTTTCAGGCCGAGTCACTGGCCATCCCCACGCAAATCGCCGATATCAGCCTCGAACAGCTGCAATGGGCTGATGAAGTGTTTGTCTGCAACAGCGTTTATGGCGTCTGGCCGGTACGCGCCTGTGCTGCACTGAGCTGGCCGGTTGGCCCGCTCACCCGTAAACTGCAAACCATTGCCCGCGCGCTACTGGATGCTTGATTCGTGAGACGTAAACTTTTGCTGCTGCTGGAAACCGGACTGGTTCTGGCAGGGCTGCTGTTGGGCGCCAGCGCCTGGAAAATTCATTCGGCGCTGGAACAGCCCCTGAACATCCCGCAGGAACAACTGCTGGATGTGCCGAAAGGCTCTACACCGACCCGTACCTTCCTTGAACTCGAAACCGATGGCGTCATCAAGGACGCGTTCTGGCTGCGTGTCTACTGGCGCTTCAATCTTGCCGGCACGCCGATTCACAGCGGCGAGTACCGCATGCAGCCGGGCATGACCGTCAACGGTCTGATCGATTCGTGGAAGCGCGGCGACGTGGTTCAGTACAGCCTGACCCTGGTCGAAGGCTGGACTTTCCATCAAGTGCGCGCCGCGCTGGCCAAGGACGACAAGCTCGAGCAGACCCTCACCGGCCTGAGCGACAGCGACGTCATGGCGAAGATTGGCCACAAAGGCTTGTTCCCTGAAGGTCGGTTTTTCCCGGATACCTATCGCTTTGTGCGCGGCATGTCCGATGCCGAACTGCTGAAAAAGGCCTTTGATCGTCTCGATGAGGTGCTCGCCAAAGAGTGGGCGCAGCGTTCTGCCGATGTGCCTTACAGCGAACCTTATCAAGCGCTGATCATGGCCTCGCTGGTCGAGAAAGAGACTGGCGTTCCGCAGGAGCGCGGGCAGATTGCCGGCGTTTTTGTACGGCGCATGGCGCAGGGCATGCAGTTGCAGACCGATCCGACGGTGATTTATGGCCTCGGTGATCGCTACACAGGCAAACTGACCCGCGCGCATCTGAAAGAACCGACGCCCTATAACACTTACGTGATTCCCGGTTTGCCGCCGACGCCCATTGCGATGGTCGGGCGCGAAGCGATTCATGCTGCGCTCAACCCGGTGGAAGGCAGCAGCCTGTATTTCGTCGCCCGTGGCGATGGCAGCCATGTGTTCTCCGATGATCTGGATGCGCACAACAACGCAGTGCGCGAATACCAGCTCAAGCGCCGTGCCGATTACCGTTCCAGCCCGGCACCAGTAACTGCCCCGGCCACTGATGAGGCGATTCCGGCGGCCTCGCCGAACACCGCGCCCGAGGTGCTGCCCGAAGTGCCATCGAAAGCGCCGCCGCAAGATCCGGCGCCAGCCCAAGAACCGGACGCCGCTGCACCACAGAACGCGCAATGACTTTGATGAAGGACTGCCTGTGACTGGCTTGTTTATTACCTTGGAAGGCCCGGAAGGCGCGGGCAAGAGCACCAATCGCGAGTACCTCGCCGAGCGCCTGCGCGCCGCCGGTATCGAAGTGCTGCTCACCCGTGAGCCTGGCGGTACGCCGCTGGCCGAGCGGATTCGTGACGTGTTGCTGACCCCGGCCGACGAAGTGATGCATCCGGACGCCGAGCTGTTGCTGGTGTTCGCCGCGCGCGCCCAGCATCTGGCAGAGGTGATTCGCCCGGCGCTCGCTCGTGGCGCTGTGGTGCTGTGTGATCGTTTCACCGACTCGACATACGCCTACCAGGGCGGCGGTCGTGGTTTGTCGCTGGAACGCATCGCCAACCTGGAAACTTTCGTGCAGGGCGACTTGCGGCCCGATCTGACACTTATTTTCGATTTGCCCGTAGAGATCGGTCTGGCCCGCGCCAGTGCCCGTGGCCGACTGGATCGTTTCGAACTCGAAGGCCGGGCGTTTTTCGAAAACGTGCGCAATGCGTTCCTGAAGCGCGCCGAAGCCGATCCTTCGCGCTATGTGCGCATCGATGCTGGTCAGCCATTGGCCAAGGTCCAGCAATCGCTGGACACCTTGCTGCCGAATCTGCTGGAGCTGGCTCGTGGCTGAGGCCTATCCATGGCAGGACAGCCTCTGGCAGCAACTGGCCGGACGCAGTCAGCATGCCCACGCGTACCTGCTGCACGGTCCCGCCGGTATCGGCAAGCGTGCTCTGGCCGAACGCTTGATGGCCAGCCTGCTGTGTCAGCGTCCTACGCCTGAGGCGTGCGGCGAGTGCAAATCCTGCCTGCTGCTCAAGGCCGGCAGTCACCCGGACAATTACATTCTGGAGCCGGAAGAGGCGGACAAGGCGATCAAGGTCGATCAGGTTCGTGATCTGGTCAGTTTCGTCGTGCAGACTGCGCAGCTCGGCGGGCGCAAAGTGGTGCTGATCGAGCCGGTCGAGTCGATGAACATCAACGCTGCCAACGCCTTGCTCAAAAGCCTTGAAGAACCGTCCGGCGATACCGTTCTGCTGTTGGTCAGCCACCAGCCGAGCCGTTTGTTGCCAACCATCAAGAGCCGTTGCGTGCAGCAGGCCTGCCCGCTGCCGGGCGAGGCGATGAGCCTGCAATGGCTGGCCCAGGCGCTGCCGGATTGCGCGGAAGACGAACGCGTCGAACTGCTGACGCTGGCCGCCGGGTCGCCGCTGATGGCGGTCAGCCTGCAATCGCAAGGTGTGCGTGAACAGCGCGCGCAAGTGGTCGAAGGCGTGAAGAAGTTGCTCAAGGGCCAGCAGTCGCCGACGCAACTGGCGGAAGAGTGGAAAAGCATTCCGATGTTGCGTCTGTTCGACTGGTTCTGCGACTGGTCGAGCCTGATCCTGCGCTATCAACTGACTCAGGACGAAGCCGGTCTCGGCCTGGCCGATATGCGCAAGGTCGTGCAGTACCTGGCGCAGAAAAGCGCGCAGGGCAAAGTGCTGGATATTCAGGACTGGATTCTCGCCCAACGGCAGAAAGTGTTGAGCAAGGCCAACCTCAATCCGGCCCTGTTGCTGGAAGCATTGTTGGTGCAATGGGTGGGATTGCCTGGTCAAAGATAAGAATGTGTACCTAGACTCTGAAGATCAGCAGTGGAGGTGAGCATGATTGAACCTGTCAGCCCGGGGCCGCGTAACGGCATCTTGTCCCTGACCATCAAGGACAAGTCGGTGCTTTACGCCGCCTACATGCCTTTCATCAAGAATGGTGGCCTGTTCATCCCGACCAACAAAAGCTACCGGTTGGGCGACGAGGTGTTCATGCTGTTGCACCTGATGGATGAAGCGGAAAAAATTCCCGTCGCCGGCAAAGTCGCCTGGATCACCCCCAAAGGTGCACAAGGCAATCGCGCCGCCGGTGTCGGCGTGCAATTCAACGATGGCGACGACACCGCGCGCAGTCGCATCGAAACTCATCTGGCCGGAGCGCTGAAATCCGACCGTCCCACTCATACGATGTAAGTTGCAGTCCTTTTTATGCTCGTAGATTCCCATTGTCACCTTGACCGTCTCGACCTCGACGCCCATGACGGCTCGCTGGATGCCGCACTCGCTGCGGCCCGCGAGCGTGGAGTCGGACACTTTCTGTGCATCGGCGTCAGTGCCGACAACGCCGCCGACGTCAAAGCTCTCGCCGAGCGGTATGTCGATGTCGATTGTTCGGTCGGCGTGCATCCGCTCGACGTACAACCGGGCGCGGCGCCAGCGCTGGACTGGCTGCTGCACGAACTCAATCATCCGAAAGTGGTGGCGATCGGCGAAACCGGGCTCGACTATCACTACGAGCCCGAAGCTGCCGAGTTGCAGCAGGAGTCGTTTCGCCTGCACCTGCAAGCGGCACAGCAGACCGGCAAACCGGTGATCATTCACACCCGTGGCGCTCGTGCCGACACCCTGGAACTGCTGCGCGAAGCGGCGCTGCCCCAGGCGGGCGTGTTGCATTGCTTCACCGAAGACTGGGACATGGCCAAAGCGGCACTGGACATGGGCTATTACATTTCCCTGTCTGGCATTGTCACGTTCCGCAATGCCGACGCCTTGCGTGATGTGGCGAGCAAAGTGCCAGCCGATCGCCTGCTGGTGGAAACCGACTCGCCGTACCTGGCGCCGATTCCGTATCGCGGCAAGCCGAACCTGCCGCAGTACGTGCGCGAAGTGGCGGAGTTTCTGGCGATGCTGCGTGGTGAGAACTACGAGCGCTTTGCCGAGCAGACCACAGAGAATTTCAAGCGTCTGTTCCCGCTGGCGAGTGTTAAATCTGCCGTATGACGGCTGGCCAAATCGCAGGCAAAAAAAACCCGGGTTCTGGGGGGTGAATCCGGGTTAAGACCATTAGGAGTAAAACAAAGGCACGCGGTCCGTTGGTACCTTTACCGGCACGACACTTGGGGGAGATGTCGCCCGACAGTTCAAGTATTGATCAGTCTGGCGTGCAGTCCAGTGAGCCGGTCGGGGTTTTTAAACAAATTTGGAATACGTTTGCTTCAGTTGAGTTCTCATTGCACCTGAATCGTTCTCGAAATGAACAAGAAACACAGATTCGGTCGATGAACCGTGCTTTTTTGCGCAAGTTAGGCATAATACGCGGCTTCGAATTTTGACCCTTCAGACCTTTTTCTTATGCATAAAGAACCTCGTAAGGTCCGTGAATTTCGTCGCCGCGAGCAGGAAATTCTCGATACCGCGCTCAAGCTGTTCCTCGACCAGGGTGAAGACAGTGTCACCGTCGAGATGATTGCTGATGCCGTGGGTATCGGCAAAGGCACGATCTACAAGCACTTCAAATCCAAGGCGGAGATCTACTTGCGCCTGATGCTCGACTACGAGCGCGATCTGAACGAGCTGCTGCATTCGGCCGATGTCGACAAGGACAAGGAAGCACTGTCCCGCGCCTACTTCGAATTCCGCATGCGCGACCCGCAGCGCTATCGCCTGTTCGACCGTCTCGAAGAGAAAGTGGTCAAGGGCAATCAGGTGCCGGAGATGGTCGAGGAGCTGCACAAGATCCGTGCCTCGAACTTCGAACGCCTGACGCTGCTGATCAAGGGTCGCATCAGCGAAGGCAAGCTCGAAGACGTGCCGCCGTACTTCCACTACTGCGCATCCTGGGCGTTGGTGCACGGCGCGGTGGCGCTGTATCACTCGCCGTTCTGGAGCAATGTGCTGGAAGATCAGGAAGGCTTCTTCCAGTTCCTGATGGACATCGGCGTGCGCATGGGCAACAAGCGCAAGCGCGACCCGGAAACGCCGAGCACATAAGTCATTCAGCGGGCTGATTGCGCCGTGTTTTCACAACATGGCGCAATAGCGCAGGAATATACTCAGGCATAGGGCTTGCTAAAACCTGATTTCTCAGTCAAGTTTTGCTCGCTCGATTTTCTTTCGCCGGAGTGTTTCATGATCGTTGACCGTCAAGGCAGGCGTTTTCGCAATCTGCGCATCAGCCTGACCTCTGCCTGCAATTATGCCTGTACCTACTGCGTGCCCAATGGCAAGCGGTTGGTCGCTGCGCAGGATGAACTGTCGGCCGAAGCCATGGCGCGCGGCGTCGAATACCTGATCGAAGCGGCCGGCATCGAGCGCCTGCGCATCACCGGCGGCGAGCCACTGGTCAGCCCCAAGCTCGAATCGTTCATGACTGCCGTCGGCCAGATGGGCCTCGACGACATCAGCCTGACCACCAATGGTCAACTCCTCACGAAAAAACTGCCGCTGCTGGTCGATGCCGGTCTGCGTCGAATCAACGTTTCCCTCGATACCCTTGATGCCGCTGCTTTTCGCAGCATCGCCCGTGGCGGCGATCTGGCCAGCGTGCTCGATGGCATGGATCAGGCTGCCGCCGCCGGGATGAAGATCAAGGTCAACATGGTGCCGTTGCGCGGGCAAAACCTCGATCAGGTCATGCCGCTGCTCGACTACTGTCTGGAGCGCGGCTTCGAACTGCGCTTCATCGAGCTGATGCGCATGGGCCATCTGGCCAAGGATTCCAATGCCTTCCTGCAGCAGTTCGTCAGCCTTGAGCAGTTGCTCGGCCTGATCGGCGAACGTTATGAATACGCCCAGACCGACGCACCGGTGGACGCCACGGCCGTTCGCTATGCGATTCCCGGTCGCGGCAATTTCGGGGTGATAGCCAACGAAAGCGTGCCGTTCTGCCGCACTTGTTCGCGCTTGCGCCTGTCGTCGACCGGTTGGCTGCATGGCTGCCTGTCGTCGAGCAACCGCCACTATGTCGGCGATCTGCTCGACAAGCCGCGCCACCAGGCTTTGCCGGCACTGCAACGTTTGCTGGTCAAGGCGTTGGGTGACAAGCAGGAGGTAGCGTTCTCTGGCGGCGCTACTGTCATGAAGATTATTGGTGGCTGAATAATCGCTTTCGCGAGCAGGCTCGCTCCCACACGGAACGCCTTTCAAGGAAAATGCCGAGCTGGCGCAAAAGCTGCATCCAACGGCCATTCGCCGGTTTTCCGACACCGGCTTCTGGAGGAATAGGATGCGTAGCCTGGTTTTGCTGCTGGCCGTTTTGGCGCTTGGCGGCTGCATGAATGTCAGCGATATGGCCGAAGGCACTCGCTATCACATGAGCGATGCGGGGCTTCTGGACCACAGCGACAGCCGCCGGGTGAACAATATCCGCATTCAGCCGGACTCGTTCATCTTCATCGCCCAGGGCGCGTTCGCACCGCCGGGTGGTTCCTATCCACGGCCGAACGTGGTCGCCGAAGAAGCCTTCAAGGGCTTTGTCGAATATTTCCCGATGGTCCGCCGCGCCCGTGCGCCGGAAGGCCTCGATCAAGCCATGGGCGAAGCCCGTGATGCCGGCGCGCATTATCTGCTGTACACACGTTTCGCCAAGGCTGACGACCGCATCGGCAACTCTGACGAGTGGCTGGATCAGGAGGCGGTGGATCGCCTCGGTATCGACGGCGGCGTGATTCAGATCATGTTGATCGAGACCAGCACCCAGTATTTGATTGATACTGCACGGATCAAGAGTCGTGGCGGTTTACTGACGTTCCATGACTCCAAACCCGAAGACCTCATCGGTCCGCCGCTGGCGCAATACGCACGCAGCCTGCTGGGGATCGGCGACCAGTAATCAAGGAGTACGCCATGAGTGACCCGCAAACAGCCAATGACCTGCTGGGGCAGATCCCCAAGACCAAAGGCCTGCCACCGGTGCATTTGTGGAACCCGGATTTCTGCGGCGACATCGACATGCGCATCGCCCGCGACGGCACCTGGTACTACCTGGGCACGCCGATCGGGCGCAAGCCGATGGTCAAACTGTTCTCCACCATCATCCGCCGCGACGGCGATGATTATTTCCTGATCACCCCGGTGGAGAAGGTCGGGATCAAGGTTGATGACGCGCCGTTCGTGGCGGTTGCCGTTGACGTGGAGGGGGAGGGCGAGGCGCAGGTTTTGCGCTTTACCACCAATGTCGAGGAAACCACCGAGGCGGGGGCCGAGCATCCGCTCCGTGTCGAGATCGATCCTGAGACCCAGGAGCCTGCGCCTTATGTGCATGTGCGCAGCAACCTTGAAGCGCTGATTCACCGCAATGTGTTTTACCAGTTGGTGGAACTGGCGGTGAGCCGCGAGATCGACGGTCAGCGCTGGTTGGGCGTGTGGAGCGGCGGCGAATTCTTTCGCATCGGCCTGGAACCCTGACACAACATCAAAATGTGGGAGCGAGTCTGCTCGCGAATGCGCTGTATCAGTCGGCAGCACTGTTGACTGACACGACGCTTTCGGGAGCAGGCTCGCTCCCACAATGGTCTGTGCAAGCTGAAAAAATCCGATTGACTGTTATTCATATGATGATTAGCGTAGGCACCCATCGCGATTCGCCTTGAGGTGTACATGTCCAGCAGCTTTCATGCGTCGACCGTTGACTGGCTGGGCAGTTGGATTGCTGCCGGTCAGGTCAAGCCGGGGCAGACCATCAAGGTCGAGGCGGATCTGGGCGAACAGCTTGGCGTCAGCCGCACGGTGATTCGCGAAGCGATCAAAACCCTCGTCGCCAAAGGCATGCTTGAAGTCGGGCCGAAAGTCGGCACGCGGGTGTTGCCGGTACGGCGCTGGAATCTGTTCGATCCGCAAGTGGTCGGTTGGCTGTCGCGCAACGGCTTGCCGGAAAACTTCGTCGATGACCTGCTGGATTTGCGCCGCACCATCGAGCCGATGGCGGTGCGCTGGGCCTGTGAGCGCGCAACGCCGGAGCAAATCGAAGCGGTGCAATTGGCCTTCAACGCACTGGAACGTGCGGTCGACAGTGGCATCGATTACAACCGTGCCGACCAGGCCTTCCACGAATGCATCCTGGCCGCCAGCCATAATCAGTTCATCGAACAAATGGTCCCGGCCCTCGGCGCGTTGCTTGCGGTGTCGTTCGAAGTCTCCGCCGCCGACCCCGATGAACTGCGCCGCACCTTACCGATCCATAAAGACATGGCCGACGCCATCGCCGCGCGCGATTCGACCCGTGGCGTGTGGGCGTGCATGACCTTGATCGACAACGCCGACCTGGCGATAAAACGCTTTTACCCGAAAGTCATGGCGGACCGCAAAGCCAGCTGAAACCCAGCCCCCTGTATGAAAACAACAAGAACATGAAGGATTCCAGATGACCTGCACCGCCCTGACCCAACACCGCGCGCAACTCGGCGAAGGCCCGTTCTGGGATGCGCCGACCCAAGCGCTTTACTGGGTCGATATCGCCGGTAAGCAAGCGTTGCGCCTGATCGGTCAAAACGTGCAGATCTGGCAGATGCCCGAGCACATCTCTGCCTTCATTCCCTGCGCCAGCGGCGATGCGCTGGTGACATTGAGCAGCGGTGTCTACCGCCTCGATCTCGATTCACCCGGCCTCGAGCCACGCTTGACGTTGTTCTGCGTTGCCGACCCGCAACCGGGCAACCGCCCCAACGAAGCCCGTTGCGATGCCTTGGGCCGGTTGTGGTTGGGCACCATGCAGAACAACATCGGCGAGCACGGCGAGGATCTGCCGCTGGTGCGCCGTTCCGGTGGCCTGTTCCGTATCGATCCCGATCAACGCGTGACACCGCTGCTGCTCGGCCTGGGCATCCCCAACACCCTGCTGTGGAGTGACGACGGCACCACACTGCTATTCGGTGAAAGCCTCGACAGCACGCTCAATCGATATTTCATCCGCACCGACGGCAGTCTCGATGCACCGCAGGTGTTCTACTCGTCCGATCAACACGGTGGTCCCGATGGCTCGGCGATGGACGCCGAAGGCTACGTGTGGAATGCACGCTGGGACGGCGGTTGCCTGTTGCGCCTGACGCCGGACGGGCAGGTCGATCGCAAAATCGATTTGCCGGTCAGTCGCCCGACCAGTTGCGTGTTTGGTGGCGAAGACTTGAAAACCCTGTTCATCACCAGTGCCAAGAGCCCGCTGAATCATCCTTTGGACGGTGCGGTGCTGAGCATGCGCGTTGATGTTGCAGGAAAACTCTGTATGCGTTTTGCTGGCTAGATCCCAAAATATGGGATGCAAAATTATATATTGAGATTATTTGGCGGTCGGGTTTATAGTCGGCTCCAGCAGTAACACGCACTCACACTTAAAAAGAACAAAACAGGTGAAGTGATGCAGCGAATTCTTGTCGCCCGCGCAAGCGGGATCCGCCTTTCGTCACGGCTTGATGCCGTCGGCGACGCTTGCCTGTTTGTTTTCCCCAGCCGTCAGAACCGGACATCGACCGATGCCCGGTTTTTTTGCGCCTGCGTGCAGGAGGCCTGAGCCATGGCTGAAGCGCTGACATTGCCACCAGTGCCGGCGCCGCCGAAAGGCGAGCGCCTGAAAAACAAGGTCGTGCTGCTGACCGGGGCCGCTCAGGGCATCGGCGAAGCCATCGTTGCCGCGTTCGCCTCGCAGCAAGCCAGACTACTCATCAGCGATATCCAGGCCGACAAGGTCGAGCTGGTCGCCGCTCACTGGCGCGATCAGGGCCATGACGTACAGGCGCTCAAGGTCGACGTATCGAATCAGCAGGATCTGCATGCCCTGGCCCGACGCGCCGTGGAATTGCATGGCCGCATCGATGTGTTGGTCAACTGCGCCGGGGTCAATGTGTTCCGCGATCCTATGCAGATGACCGAAGAGGACTGGCGCCGCTGCTTTGCCATCGATCTGGACGGCGCCTGGTATGGTTGCAAAGCCGTGCTGCCGCAGATGATCGAGCAGGGCGTGGGCAGCATCATCAACATCGCCTCGACCCATTCCAGCCACATCATCCCCGGCTGCTTTCCGTACCCGGTAGTCAAGCACGGCTTGCTCGGCCTGACCCGTGCACTCGGCATCGAATACGCGGCCAAAGGCATTCGCGTCAACGCCATCGCGCCGGGCTACATCGAAACGCAGCTGAACGTCGATTACTGGAACGGCTTTGCCGACCCACACGCCGAACGGCAGCGCGCCTTCGACCTGCATCCGCCCAAGCGCATCGGCCAGCCGATCGAAGTGGCAATGACGGCGGTATTTCTGGCCAGCGATGAGGCACCGTTTATCAATGCTTCGTGCATCACCATCGATGGTGGTCGCTCGGTGATGTACC
Coding sequences within:
- the mltG gene encoding endolytic transglycosylase MltG produces the protein MRRKLLLLLETGLVLAGLLLGASAWKIHSALEQPLNIPQEQLLDVPKGSTPTRTFLELETDGVIKDAFWLRVYWRFNLAGTPIHSGEYRMQPGMTVNGLIDSWKRGDVVQYSLTLVEGWTFHQVRAALAKDDKLEQTLTGLSDSDVMAKIGHKGLFPEGRFFPDTYRFVRGMSDAELLKKAFDRLDEVLAKEWAQRSADVPYSEPYQALIMASLVEKETGVPQERGQIAGVFVRRMAQGMQLQTDPTVIYGLGDRYTGKLTRAHLKEPTPYNTYVIPGLPPTPIAMVGREAIHAALNPVEGSSLYFVARGDGSHVFSDDLDAHNNAVREYQLKRRADYRSSPAPVTAPATDEAIPAASPNTAPEVLPEVPSKAPPQDPAPAQEPDAAAPQNAQ
- the tmk gene encoding dTMP kinase; this encodes MTGLFITLEGPEGAGKSTNREYLAERLRAAGIEVLLTREPGGTPLAERIRDVLLTPADEVMHPDAELLLVFAARAQHLAEVIRPALARGAVVLCDRFTDSTYAYQGGGRGLSLERIANLETFVQGDLRPDLTLIFDLPVEIGLARASARGRLDRFELEGRAFFENVRNAFLKRAEADPSRYVRIDAGQPLAKVQQSLDTLLPNLLELARG
- a CDS encoding DNA polymerase III subunit delta'; the protein is MAEAYPWQDSLWQQLAGRSQHAHAYLLHGPAGIGKRALAERLMASLLCQRPTPEACGECKSCLLLKAGSHPDNYILEPEEADKAIKVDQVRDLVSFVVQTAQLGGRKVVLIEPVESMNINAANALLKSLEEPSGDTVLLLVSHQPSRLLPTIKSRCVQQACPLPGEAMSLQWLAQALPDCAEDERVELLTLAAGSPLMAVSLQSQGVREQRAQVVEGVKKLLKGQQSPTQLAEEWKSIPMLRLFDWFCDWSSLILRYQLTQDEAGLGLADMRKVVQYLAQKSAQGKVLDIQDWILAQRQKVLSKANLNPALLLEALLVQWVGLPGQR
- a CDS encoding PilZ domain-containing protein; the protein is MIEPVSPGPRNGILSLTIKDKSVLYAAYMPFIKNGGLFIPTNKSYRLGDEVFMLLHLMDEAEKIPVAGKVAWITPKGAQGNRAAGVGVQFNDGDDTARSRIETHLAGALKSDRPTHTM
- a CDS encoding TatD family hydrolase; the encoded protein is MLVDSHCHLDRLDLDAHDGSLDAALAAARERGVGHFLCIGVSADNAADVKALAERYVDVDCSVGVHPLDVQPGAAPALDWLLHELNHPKVVAIGETGLDYHYEPEAAELQQESFRLHLQAAQQTGKPVIIHTRGARADTLELLREAALPQAGVLHCFTEDWDMAKAALDMGYYISLSGIVTFRNADALRDVASKVPADRLLVETDSPYLAPIPYRGKPNLPQYVREVAEFLAMLRGENYERFAEQTTENFKRLFPLASVKSAV
- a CDS encoding TetR/AcrR family transcriptional regulator → MHKEPRKVREFRRREQEILDTALKLFLDQGEDSVTVEMIADAVGIGKGTIYKHFKSKAEIYLRLMLDYERDLNELLHSADVDKDKEALSRAYFEFRMRDPQRYRLFDRLEEKVVKGNQVPEMVEELHKIRASNFERLTLLIKGRISEGKLEDVPPYFHYCASWALVHGAVALYHSPFWSNVLEDQEGFFQFLMDIGVRMGNKRKRDPETPST
- a CDS encoding GTP 3',8-cyclase MoaA, with product MIVDRQGRRFRNLRISLTSACNYACTYCVPNGKRLVAAQDELSAEAMARGVEYLIEAAGIERLRITGGEPLVSPKLESFMTAVGQMGLDDISLTTNGQLLTKKLPLLVDAGLRRINVSLDTLDAAAFRSIARGGDLASVLDGMDQAAAAGMKIKVNMVPLRGQNLDQVMPLLDYCLERGFELRFIELMRMGHLAKDSNAFLQQFVSLEQLLGLIGERYEYAQTDAPVDATAVRYAIPGRGNFGVIANESVPFCRTCSRLRLSSTGWLHGCLSSSNRHYVGDLLDKPRHQALPALQRLLVKALGDKQEVAFSGGATVMKIIGG
- a CDS encoding DUF4823 domain-containing protein; amino-acid sequence: MRSLVLLLAVLALGGCMNVSDMAEGTRYHMSDAGLLDHSDSRRVNNIRIQPDSFIFIAQGAFAPPGGSYPRPNVVAEEAFKGFVEYFPMVRRARAPEGLDQAMGEARDAGAHYLLYTRFAKADDRIGNSDEWLDQEAVDRLGIDGGVIQIMLIETSTQYLIDTARIKSRGGLLTFHDSKPEDLIGPPLAQYARSLLGIGDQ
- a CDS encoding DUF1285 domain-containing protein, coding for MSDPQTANDLLGQIPKTKGLPPVHLWNPDFCGDIDMRIARDGTWYYLGTPIGRKPMVKLFSTIIRRDGDDYFLITPVEKVGIKVDDAPFVAVAVDVEGEGEAQVLRFTTNVEETTEAGAEHPLRVEIDPETQEPAPYVHVRSNLEALIHRNVFYQLVELAVSREIDGQRWLGVWSGGEFFRIGLEP
- a CDS encoding FadR/GntR family transcriptional regulator, with protein sequence MSSSFHASTVDWLGSWIAAGQVKPGQTIKVEADLGEQLGVSRTVIREAIKTLVAKGMLEVGPKVGTRVLPVRRWNLFDPQVVGWLSRNGLPENFVDDLLDLRRTIEPMAVRWACERATPEQIEAVQLAFNALERAVDSGIDYNRADQAFHECILAASHNQFIEQMVPALGALLAVSFEVSAADPDELRRTLPIHKDMADAIAARDSTRGVWACMTLIDNADLAIKRFYPKVMADRKAS
- a CDS encoding SMP-30/gluconolactonase/LRE family protein, translated to MTCTALTQHRAQLGEGPFWDAPTQALYWVDIAGKQALRLIGQNVQIWQMPEHISAFIPCASGDALVTLSSGVYRLDLDSPGLEPRLTLFCVADPQPGNRPNEARCDALGRLWLGTMQNNIGEHGEDLPLVRRSGGLFRIDPDQRVTPLLLGLGIPNTLLWSDDGTTLLFGESLDSTLNRYFIRTDGSLDAPQVFYSSDQHGGPDGSAMDAEGYVWNARWDGGCLLRLTPDGQVDRKIDLPVSRPTSCVFGGEDLKTLFITSAKSPLNHPLDGAVLSMRVDVAGKLCMRFAG
- a CDS encoding SDR family oxidoreductase; its protein translation is MAEALTLPPVPAPPKGERLKNKVVLLTGAAQGIGEAIVAAFASQQARLLISDIQADKVELVAAHWRDQGHDVQALKVDVSNQQDLHALARRAVELHGRIDVLVNCAGVNVFRDPMQMTEEDWRRCFAIDLDGAWYGCKAVLPQMIEQGVGSIINIASTHSSHIIPGCFPYPVVKHGLLGLTRALGIEYAAKGIRVNAIAPGYIETQLNVDYWNGFADPHAERQRAFDLHPPKRIGQPIEVAMTAVFLASDEAPFINASCITIDGGRSVMYHD